One window from the genome of Microbacterium sulfonylureivorans encodes:
- a CDS encoding PQQ-dependent sugar dehydrogenase, with product MTRVRRWAAAGCLAAAMVVCSACAAAEPSGSMPSMTTPTPAPSTQPAPASGWWRMDGEPQTLAAGLAAPWSVVPLADGGALISQRDDGVVVELTPAGTLRDAGTVPGVVSGGESGLHGLALYDAPDGPWLYAYHGAQDDNRVVRMPLLGDPGSLALGEAEVVFDGIPRASTHNGGRIAFGPDGFLYVTTGDAQQGDGAQDRESLGGKILRLTADGTAAPGNPWRSPVWSMGHRNVQGIAWTADGTMWASEFGQNTWDELNRIEAGGNYGWPLVEGEAGRDGMLDPVVSWTTDAASPSGIAAHGDTVFVAGLRGERLWAVDTAHGALRGEPVALLTGEQGRLRDVVAVPADALWVLTNNTDGRGEPRAEDDLLLRIELAPAT from the coding sequence ATGACACGAGTGCGGCGCTGGGCGGCGGCGGGATGCCTCGCCGCCGCGATGGTCGTGTGCTCGGCGTGCGCGGCGGCGGAGCCGTCGGGGTCGATGCCGTCGATGACCACCCCGACGCCGGCTCCGTCCACCCAACCGGCGCCTGCGTCCGGGTGGTGGCGCATGGACGGAGAGCCGCAGACACTCGCGGCAGGTCTCGCCGCCCCGTGGTCGGTCGTGCCGCTGGCCGACGGGGGCGCGCTCATCTCACAGCGCGATGACGGCGTCGTCGTCGAACTCACCCCGGCCGGTACCCTCCGCGACGCCGGAACTGTACCCGGAGTCGTGTCGGGCGGAGAGTCGGGGCTGCACGGTCTCGCCCTCTACGATGCCCCTGACGGGCCGTGGCTCTACGCCTATCACGGCGCGCAGGACGACAACCGAGTGGTGCGGATGCCGCTGCTCGGCGACCCGGGGTCGCTCGCACTGGGCGAGGCCGAGGTCGTCTTCGACGGCATTCCCCGCGCGAGCACGCACAACGGAGGGCGGATCGCGTTCGGCCCCGACGGCTTCCTCTACGTCACGACGGGCGATGCGCAGCAGGGCGACGGCGCGCAGGACCGGGAGTCGCTCGGCGGCAAGATCCTGCGCCTGACCGCCGACGGGACCGCTGCCCCGGGCAATCCGTGGCGGAGCCCGGTCTGGTCGATGGGCCATCGCAACGTGCAGGGGATCGCGTGGACGGCGGACGGAACGATGTGGGCGAGCGAGTTCGGCCAGAACACCTGGGACGAGCTGAACCGGATCGAGGCGGGGGGCAACTACGGCTGGCCGCTCGTCGAGGGCGAGGCGGGGAGGGACGGGATGCTCGACCCGGTCGTGTCGTGGACGACCGACGCGGCAAGCCCGAGCGGGATCGCCGCGCACGGTGACACGGTCTTCGTCGCGGGCCTCCGCGGCGAACGGCTGTGGGCGGTCGACACCGCCCACGGGGCGCTCCGTGGCGAACCCGTCGCACTCCTGACAGGGGAGCAAGGGCGCCTCCGCGACGTCGTGGCCGTCCCCGCAGACGCGCTCTGGGTGCTCACCAACAACACT
- a CDS encoding VOC family protein produces MTDVTPFLWFDDDAESAITFYTELIPDSSIVSMGRYPDEVPGMGGKVMHAHFRLSGRDYYAMDAGPQFPFTEAVSIYVSCDGQDEVDRYWDALIADGGQEQPCGWLKDRWGLSWQIIPDRLIELIRHPDPETAHRSVQAMLTMHRIDIAAIEAAAASA; encoded by the coding sequence ATGACCGATGTGACCCCGTTCCTGTGGTTCGACGACGACGCCGAGTCCGCGATCACGTTCTACACCGAGCTCATCCCCGACTCGTCCATCGTCTCGATGGGGCGATACCCGGACGAGGTGCCCGGCATGGGCGGCAAGGTCATGCACGCGCACTTCCGTCTGTCGGGTCGCGATTACTACGCGATGGATGCCGGACCGCAGTTCCCCTTCACCGAAGCGGTCTCGATCTACGTCTCGTGCGACGGCCAAGACGAGGTGGACCGCTACTGGGACGCCCTGATCGCCGATGGCGGCCAGGAGCAGCCGTGCGGCTGGCTCAAGGACCGCTGGGGGCTGTCGTGGCAGATCATCCCCGACCGCCTCATCGAGCTCATCCGCCACCCCGACCCGGAGACCGCGCACCGGTCCGTGCAGGCCATGCTGACGATGCACCGGATCGACATCGCCGCGATCGAGGCGGCTGCAGCATCGGCATGA
- the rsfS gene encoding ribosome silencing factor — translation MTASAQSRDMLQIAAAAADSKGGEDLVALDVSEPLPLVDIFLLVTGRSERNVAAIADEIEDRLLEHGHKRLRREGRQESRWVLLDFGDLVVHVFHEEERMYYGLERLWKDCPVVPVELPAAASAE, via the coding sequence ATGACCGCATCCGCTCAATCGCGCGACATGCTGCAGATCGCGGCGGCCGCCGCCGACTCGAAGGGCGGCGAAGACCTCGTCGCCCTGGACGTGTCGGAGCCGCTCCCGCTGGTCGACATCTTCCTCCTCGTCACGGGTCGCAGCGAGCGCAACGTCGCCGCGATCGCCGACGAGATCGAGGACCGGCTCCTCGAGCACGGCCACAAGCGACTGCGTCGCGAGGGGCGTCAGGAGTCCCGCTGGGTGCTGCTCGACTTCGGCGATCTCGTCGTCCACGTGTTCCACGAGGAGGAGCGCATGTACTACGGCCTCGAGCGCCTCTGGAAGGACTGCCCGGTGGTCCCCGTCGAGCTCCCCGCGGCGGCGTCCGCCGAATAG